One window of the Delphinus delphis chromosome 20, mDelDel1.2, whole genome shotgun sequence genome contains the following:
- the CIAO2B gene encoding cytosolic iron-sulfur assembly component 2B → MVGGGGMGGGLLENANPLIYERSGERPVTAGEEDEQVPDSIDAREIFDLIRSINDPEHPLTLEELNVVEQVRVQVSDPESTVAVAFTPTIPHCSMATLIGLSIKVKLLRSLPQRFKLDVHITPGTHASEHAVNKQLADKERVAAALENTHLLEVVNQCLSARS, encoded by the exons ATGGTGGGCGGCGGCGGGATGGGGGGCGGCCTCCTCGAGAACGCGAACCCCCTCATCTACGAGCGCTCTGGGGAGCGGCCAGTGACCGCGGGCGAGGAGGACGAGCAGGTTCCAGACAGCATCGACGCGCGCGAGATCTTCGAT CTGATTCGCTCCATCAATGACCCGGAGCATCCACTGACGCTGGAAGAATTGAACGTAGTAGAGCAAGTCCGGGTTCAG GTGAGCGACCCCGAAAGCACAGTGGCCGTGGCCTTCACACCCACCATTCCGCACTGCAGTATGGCCACACTTATTGGCCTGTCCATCAAAGTCAAGCTTCTGCGATCCCTTCCCCAGCGTTTCAAG CTGGACGTGCACATTACACCAGGGACCCATGCCTCGGAGCATGCAG TGAACAAGCAGCTTGCGGATAAAGAGCGGGTGGCAGCCGCCCTAGAGAACACCCACCTGCTGGAGGTTGTGAACCAGTGCCTATCAGCCCGCTCCTGA
- the RRAD gene encoding GTP-binding protein RAD, translating to MTLNGGGSGAGGSRGGGRERERRRGSTPWGPAPPLHRRSMPVDERDLQAALAPGALTTAEAGTGAQGPRLDWPEGSSDSLSSGGSDSDESIYKVLLLGAPGVGKSALARIFGGIEDGPEAEAAGHTYDRSIMVDGEEAALMVYDIWEQDGGRWLPGHCMAMGDAYVIVYSVTDKDSFEKASELRVQLRRARQTDDVPIILVGNKSDLVRSREVSLDEGRACAVVFDCKFIETSAALHHNVQALFEGVVRQIRLRRDSKEANARRQAGTRRRESLGKKAKRFLGRIVARNSRKMALRAKSKSCHDLSVL from the exons ATGACTCTGAACGGCGGCGGCAGCGGAGCGGGCGGGAGCCGCGGTGGGGGCCGGGAGCGCGAGCGCCGTCGGGGCAGCACACCCTGGGGCCCGGCGCCCCCGCTGCACCGCCGGAGCATGCCTGTGGACGAGCGCGACCTGCAGGCGGCGCTGGCTCCGGGAGCTCTGACAACGGCCGAGGCTGGGACTGGGGCCCAGGGTCCGAGGCTGGACTGGCCCGAGGGCTCCTCCGACTCGCTCAGCTCAGGAGGCAGCGATTCAGACGAGAGCATTTACAAGGTGCTGCTGCTGGGGGCGCCTGGCGTCGGCAAGAGTGCTCTGGCGCGCATCTTCGGTGGTATAGAGGACGGGCCTGAAGCAGAGGCCGcag GGCACACGTATGATCGCTCCATCATGGTGGATGGAGAAGAGGCAGCGCTCATGGTCTATGACATTTGGGAGCAG GATGGGGGCCGCTGGCTACCTGGCCACTGCATGGCCATGGGAGATGCATACGTCATCGTGTATTCAGTGACGGACAAGGACAGCTTTGAGAAGGCCTCAGAGCTTCGGGTCCAGCTGCGGAGGGCGCGGCAGACAGACGACGTGCCCATCATCCTAGTGGGCAACAAGAGCGACCTGGTGCGCTCTCGTGAGGTCTCCTTGGATG AGGGCCGGGCCTGTGCTGTGGTCTTTGACTGCAAGTTTATTGAGACGTCGGCTGCGCTGCACCACAATGTCCAGGCGCTGTTTGAGGGTGTCGTGCGCCAGATACGCTTGCGCAGGGACAGCAAAGAGGCCAACGCACGTCGGCAAGCGGGTACTCGGCGGCGAGAGAGCCTTGGCAAGAAGGCGAAGCGCTTCCTGGGCCGCATCGTCGCTCGAAACAGCCGCAAGATGGCCTTGCGTGCCAAGTCCAAGTCCTGCCACGACCTCTCCGTGCTCTAG
- the LOC132415839 gene encoding cocaine esterase-like isoform X2 translates to MSVGSAKKTCEPTMQLDRLRKRLRAVAFGVLLLLVPGQGQDSASPVRTTHTGQVRGSLVHVKNTDVGIHTFLGIPFAKPPLGLLRFAPPEPPESWSGIKDGTSHPAKCLQDFASVKRMTLKLLNVTLPSTSMSEDCLYLNIYTPAHSHEGSKLPVMVWIHGGGFVMGMASTYDGSALAAFEDVVVVVIQYRLGLLGFFSTGDKHATGNWGYLDQVAALRWVQQNIIYFGGDPDHVTIFGASAGGMSVSLHVVSPMSKGLFHCAIMESGVALLPNFTANSSDVVSTVVANLSACGQVDSEALVDCLRHKSEEEILAISKPFSIIPGLVDGIFLPKHPQELLASADLHPVPSIIGVNSDEYSWILPSFMNNSDAQKEMDRETIKDDLQKISKMMMMPPEFGDLLMEEYIGDSEDPQTLRIQFHEILGDCIFVIPALQVAKLQCSSAPVYFYEFQHQPSFFRDFRPSYVRADHGDEVHFIFRSLFGSSHIQLTEEEELLSRKMMKYWANFARNGNPNGEGLPHWPVFNQEEQYMQLNTQPAVGRALKAHRLQFWTKIPPQKIRELMEAKEKHTELLPLSHEALNVPVCQGYGRGNSPTREASKEDSGSCTGYFWQKFDPQALQLEVPAGTPGEDLAPSPGMTLTLSLIESAHPTVGISKYLPAPHTLHPSPHLPLPASRVPDTEAQRNC, encoded by the exons ATGTCCGTCGGTAGTGCAAAAAAGACCTGTGAGCCCACGATGCAGCTGGACCGACTTCGCAAGCGGCTGAGAGCCGTGGCCTTCGGGGTCCTGCTTCTCCTTGTCCCGGGCCAGG GCCAGGACTCTGCCAGCCCCGTGCGGACCACGCACACGGGCCAGGTGCGGGGGAGCCTCGTCCATGTGAAGAACACTGATGTGGGGATCCACaccttcttgggaattccctTTGCCAAGCCACCTCTAGGGCTGTTGCGGTTTGCGCCCCCGGAGCCCCCGGAATCTTGGAGTGGTATAAAGGATGGGACCTCCCACCCAGCCAA GTGTCTGCAGGACTTCGCTAGCGTGAAAAGAATGACTCTGAAACTACTGAATGTGACCCTGCCTTCTACCTCCATGTCTGAAGACTGCCTGTACCTCAACATCTACACACCTGCGCATTCCCATGAGGGCTCTAAGCTGCCT GTGATGGTGTGGATCCACGGTGGTGGCTTTGTCATGGGCATGGCTTCCACGTATGACGGCTCTGCTCTGGCGGCCTTCGAGGACGTGGTGGTGGTCGTTATCCAGTACCGCCTGGGTTTGCTGGGCTTCTTCAG CACTGGAGACAAACACGCAACTGGCAACTGGGGCTACCTGGATCAAGTGGCCGCACTACGCTGGGTCCAGCAGAATATCATCTACTTTGGAGGCGACCCTGACCATGTCACCATTTTTGGCGCGTCTGCGGGTGGCATGAGCGTGTCTTTGCATGTTGTGTCCCCCATGTCCAAAGGACTCTTCCACTGTGCCATCATGGAGAGTGGCGTGGCCCTGCTGCCCAACTTCACCGCCAACTCATCTGACGTGGTCTCCACA GTGGTGGCCAACCTGTCTGCCTGTGGCCAGGTTGACTCAGAGGCCCTGGTGGACTGCCTGCGGCACAAGAGTGAAGAGGAGATTCTGGCCATCAGCAAG CCCTTCAGCATCATCCCTGGCCTGGTGGACGGGATCTTCCTGCCCAAGCACCCCCAGGAGCTGCTGGCCTCTGCCGACTTGCACCCTGTCCCCAGCATCATTGGTGTAAACAGCGATGAGTACAGTTGGATCCTCCCCTCG TTCATGAACAATTCTGACGCCCAGAAGGAAATGGACAGAGAGACCATAAAGGATGACTTGcagaaaatatcaaaaatgaTG ATGATGCCGCCTGAGTTTGGTGACCTGTTGATGGAGGAGTACATAGGGGACAGTGAGGACCCCCAGACCCTCCGAATCCAGTTCCATGAGATCCTGGGGGACTGCATCTTCGTGATCCCTGCACTCCAAGTAGCAAAGTTGCAGT GTTCCTCTGCCCCTGTCTACTTCTACGAGTTCCAGCATCAGCCGAGCTTCTTCAGGGATTTCAGGCCGAGCTACGTGAGGGCAGACCATGGAGATGAGGTTCACTTCATCTTCAGAAGTCTTTTCGGGAGCAGCCACA TCCAACTCACTGAGGAGGAGGAGCTGCTGAGCAGGAAGATGATGAAGTATTGGGCCAACTTTGCTCGAAATGG GAACCCCAACGGCGAGGGTCTGCCCCACTGGCCTGTGTTCAACCAGGAGGAGCAGTACATGCAGCTGAACACGCAGCCTGCAGTGGGCCGAGCCCTGAAGGCCCACAGGCTGCAGTTCTGGACGAAGATCCCACCCCAGAAGATACGGGAGCTAATGGAGGCCAAGGAGAAGCACACAGAACT tctcCCTCTTTCTCATGAGGCCCTGAATGTACCTGTGTGTCAAGGTTATGGGAGAGGGAACAGCCCCACCAGGGAGGCTTCCAAAGAGGATTCAGGAAGCTGCACTGGTTATTTCTGGCAGAAGTTTGATCCTCAGGCTCTCCAACTCGAGGTGCCAGCGGGAACCCCAGGAGAGGATCTGGCACCTAGTCCAGGCATGACCCTCACCCTGTCCCTCATTGAATCAGCACATCCAACTGTTGGAATCAGCAAATATTTGCCAGCGCCTCATACTCTCCACCCAtcccctcacctcccactcccggccagccgtgttcctgacactgaggcccagag GAactgctga
- the LOC132415839 gene encoding cocaine esterase-like isoform X1: MSVGSAKKTCEPTMQLDRLRKRLRAVAFGVLLLLVPGQGQDSASPVRTTHTGQVRGSLVHVKNTDVGIHTFLGIPFAKPPLGLLRFAPPEPPESWSGIKDGTSHPAKCLQDFASVKRMTLKLLNVTLPSTSMSEDCLYLNIYTPAHSHEGSKLPVMVWIHGGGFVMGMASTYDGSALAAFEDVVVVVIQYRLGLLGFFSTGDKHATGNWGYLDQVAALRWVQQNIIYFGGDPDHVTIFGASAGGMSVSLHVVSPMSKGLFHCAIMESGVALLPNFTANSSDVVSTVVANLSACGQVDSEALVDCLRHKSEEEILAISKPFSIIPGLVDGIFLPKHPQELLASADLHPVPSIIGVNSDEYSWILPSFMNNSDAQKEMDRETIKDDLQKISKMMMMPPEFGDLLMEEYIGDSEDPQTLRIQFHEILGDCIFVIPALQVAKLQCSSAPVYFYEFQHQPSFFRDFRPSYVRADHGDEVHFIFRSLFGSSHIQLTEEEELLSRKMMKYWANFARNGNPNGEGLPHWPVFNQEEQYMQLNTQPAVGRALKAHRLQFWTKIPPQKIRELMEAKEKHTELLPLSHEALNVPVCQGYGRGNSPTREASKEDSGSCTGYFWQKFDPQALQLEVPAGTPGEDLAPSPGMTLTLSLIESAHPTVGISKYLPAPHTLHPSPHLPLPASRVPDTEAQRVAVLFCQSCHNKGPQSG, from the exons ATGTCCGTCGGTAGTGCAAAAAAGACCTGTGAGCCCACGATGCAGCTGGACCGACTTCGCAAGCGGCTGAGAGCCGTGGCCTTCGGGGTCCTGCTTCTCCTTGTCCCGGGCCAGG GCCAGGACTCTGCCAGCCCCGTGCGGACCACGCACACGGGCCAGGTGCGGGGGAGCCTCGTCCATGTGAAGAACACTGATGTGGGGATCCACaccttcttgggaattccctTTGCCAAGCCACCTCTAGGGCTGTTGCGGTTTGCGCCCCCGGAGCCCCCGGAATCTTGGAGTGGTATAAAGGATGGGACCTCCCACCCAGCCAA GTGTCTGCAGGACTTCGCTAGCGTGAAAAGAATGACTCTGAAACTACTGAATGTGACCCTGCCTTCTACCTCCATGTCTGAAGACTGCCTGTACCTCAACATCTACACACCTGCGCATTCCCATGAGGGCTCTAAGCTGCCT GTGATGGTGTGGATCCACGGTGGTGGCTTTGTCATGGGCATGGCTTCCACGTATGACGGCTCTGCTCTGGCGGCCTTCGAGGACGTGGTGGTGGTCGTTATCCAGTACCGCCTGGGTTTGCTGGGCTTCTTCAG CACTGGAGACAAACACGCAACTGGCAACTGGGGCTACCTGGATCAAGTGGCCGCACTACGCTGGGTCCAGCAGAATATCATCTACTTTGGAGGCGACCCTGACCATGTCACCATTTTTGGCGCGTCTGCGGGTGGCATGAGCGTGTCTTTGCATGTTGTGTCCCCCATGTCCAAAGGACTCTTCCACTGTGCCATCATGGAGAGTGGCGTGGCCCTGCTGCCCAACTTCACCGCCAACTCATCTGACGTGGTCTCCACA GTGGTGGCCAACCTGTCTGCCTGTGGCCAGGTTGACTCAGAGGCCCTGGTGGACTGCCTGCGGCACAAGAGTGAAGAGGAGATTCTGGCCATCAGCAAG CCCTTCAGCATCATCCCTGGCCTGGTGGACGGGATCTTCCTGCCCAAGCACCCCCAGGAGCTGCTGGCCTCTGCCGACTTGCACCCTGTCCCCAGCATCATTGGTGTAAACAGCGATGAGTACAGTTGGATCCTCCCCTCG TTCATGAACAATTCTGACGCCCAGAAGGAAATGGACAGAGAGACCATAAAGGATGACTTGcagaaaatatcaaaaatgaTG ATGATGCCGCCTGAGTTTGGTGACCTGTTGATGGAGGAGTACATAGGGGACAGTGAGGACCCCCAGACCCTCCGAATCCAGTTCCATGAGATCCTGGGGGACTGCATCTTCGTGATCCCTGCACTCCAAGTAGCAAAGTTGCAGT GTTCCTCTGCCCCTGTCTACTTCTACGAGTTCCAGCATCAGCCGAGCTTCTTCAGGGATTTCAGGCCGAGCTACGTGAGGGCAGACCATGGAGATGAGGTTCACTTCATCTTCAGAAGTCTTTTCGGGAGCAGCCACA TCCAACTCACTGAGGAGGAGGAGCTGCTGAGCAGGAAGATGATGAAGTATTGGGCCAACTTTGCTCGAAATGG GAACCCCAACGGCGAGGGTCTGCCCCACTGGCCTGTGTTCAACCAGGAGGAGCAGTACATGCAGCTGAACACGCAGCCTGCAGTGGGCCGAGCCCTGAAGGCCCACAGGCTGCAGTTCTGGACGAAGATCCCACCCCAGAAGATACGGGAGCTAATGGAGGCCAAGGAGAAGCACACAGAACT tctcCCTCTTTCTCATGAGGCCCTGAATGTACCTGTGTGTCAAGGTTATGGGAGAGGGAACAGCCCCACCAGGGAGGCTTCCAAAGAGGATTCAGGAAGCTGCACTGGTTATTTCTGGCAGAAGTTTGATCCTCAGGCTCTCCAACTCGAGGTGCCAGCGGGAACCCCAGGAGAGGATCTGGCACCTAGTCCAGGCATGACCCTCACCCTGTCCCTCATTGAATCAGCACATCCAACTGTTGGAATCAGCAAATATTTGCCAGCGCCTCATACTCTCCACCCAtcccctcacctcccactcccggccagccgtgttcctgacactgaggcccagag ggtTGCTGTATTATTTTGCCAGAGTTGCCATAACAAAGGACCACAgtctgggtga